GGCCGCGGGCGTGCATATCCGCGAATACGAGGGCGGCCTCCTGCACAGCAAGACGCTGACCATGGATGGCGAGGTCACGCTGATCGGCTCGGCCAACATGGACCGCCGCAGCTTCGACCTGAACTACGAGAACAACATCCTGCTGCAGGATGAGGGCGCCACGGCGGCGCTGCGCGCGCAGCAGGCGGAATACCTGGCCCGCTCCCGCCCGGTGACGCTGGCCGAGGTGGAGGCCTGGCCGCTGCACCGCCAGCTCTGGAACAATTTCGCGGCGGTGCTGAGCCCCATCCTCTAGGGGCGCTCGCCGGTTGCGAGGCAGGCTGCGAGCGGGGCCCTGGCATGGGCCTTGCGGGGCAGCGGGCACCCTGAGTGGAGCCGCCCATGCCCTTCGATTCCGTCCCCGCCGCCACCGCCTCCGCCGAAACGCGGCCGCTCAGCGTGCTCTACGTCCTCTCCTCCTTCCCGGTGCTGTCCGAGACCTTCGTCAGCAACGAGATCCGCGCCATGCGCGCGCTCGGCCACAAGATCGTGCCGCTCACCATCCGCGACCATCACGGCCCCTGCCAGCCGGAGGACGAGGCGCTGAAGCCCGGCATCCAGCGGCTGGAGGAGCTGCCGCGCGTCACCGCCATGCTGCGCGCCGTGATGGGCCCCGCCCGGCTGCGCGCGGCGATGCGCTTCATCCGGACGCAGCAGGGCCTGCCGCGCCGCTCGCTGCTGCTCGCCGCAGCCCGGGTGGCGCTGGCCGCGCGGCGGCATGGCTGCACCCATGTCCACGCGCATTTCGCCCATGCGGCGACGGCCACCGCCATTGCCGGCGCGCGCCTGGCGGGCTGCACCGTCTCCTTCATCGGGCATGGCTTCGAGGTCTATGGCACGCCCGCCGACCTGCCGCTGAAGCTCGCCAGTGCCGACCTCGCCGTCGCCACCTGCTTCGACATGCGGGACGACATGCTCGCCATGGCGCCGGGGGCGCGCGTGGTGGTGGTGCCCTGCGGCATCGATCCCGCCCGCTTCCGCCCGCGCTCCGGCGCCTCCAATGGCCGGCTGCTCGCCATCGGCCGCCTCGCGCCGCAGAAGGGGTATGAGCTGCTGCTCGATGCCCTGGCCGCGCTGCCGCCCATGGCGCGCCCCTGCATCGACGCGGTGGGGGAGGGCGCGCTGCGCCCGGTGCTGGAAGCGAAGATCGAGGCGCTGGGCCTTTGGCCCTGGATGCGCCTGCTGGGCGCGCGCCCGAGCGGCTGGATCGCCGAGGAGGGGCCGCGCTACCAGGGTTTCGTCGCCCCCTACGTGATCTGCGCCGATGGCGACCGCGACACCGGCCCCATCGTGCTGAAGGAGGCGATGGCCATGGGCCTGCCTGTCCTCGCCTCGGCCCTGATGGGCATGAAGGAGACAGTGGCCGATGTCGGCGGAAGGCTGATCCTGCCGGGCGACCGCCGTGCCCTGACCGATGGCCTGGGCTGGATCGCCGGCCTCTCGGCGGCGGAGCGCGCTGCCATCGGCCGCGCCGGGCGCGCGCATATCGAGGCGGGGTTCAGCCTGGCATCCCAGGCGCGGCAGCTGGGCGCGCTCTTCGCCGGCCTGCAGGCCCGCCCCCATGCTTGAGCGCCGCACCGACATCCTGATCTGGGTCGCGGGCAAGCTCGACAAGCGCGGCTCCTTCGAGGACTACCTGCTGCGCCTGGGGCGCGGCCTGAAGACGGCCGGTCTCAGCACGCATCTCGTCGCCGGTCCGCCCTGGGATGCGGGGCTGCGGCGGGACCTCGCGGCGCTGGGCCTTGGCCTGACGGAACTGGGCGAAGGTGAGTTGCGCTCTGCCTGGCGCGCGGCCGGCATCCTGGCCCGCACGCGGCCGCGCCTCGTGCATTACCATTTCGGCTCGCCCAGCTCGAAGCTCGCCGCGCTGGCCGCGGTCTCGGGCGTGCCGCGCTTCGTCTTCACGGATCACGGCTCGCGCACGCAGGTCGAGGCGGGGGGCGCTGGTCTCGCCGCCGCCAAGCGCTGGATGCGGCGGGCGCGCGCCTCTCTCGTGGACCTCTATCTGCCCGTCTCGAACGAGGTGGCGGGGCATCTCCGGCAGGAGATCGGCCTGCCGCCCGCCCGGCTGCACCGGCTCATGAACGGCGTGGACCTCGCGCGCTACCGTCCCGCGGGTGCTGAGGAGCGCATGGCCCTGCGCCAGCGCCTGCTGGGGCTGGGCGGGGCGGAGCCCGTGCTGCTCTATGCCGGGCAGCTCACCGCCGAGAAGGGCGTGGAGGATCTGCTCGCCATCCAGCCCGCGCTGCTCCGCGCCTTTCCGGGCCTCACCATCGCCTGGGCCGGGGACGGCCCGCTGCGCGGCGCGGTGGAGGCCGCATCCGGCCAGGGCGTGCGCGTGCTGGGCCGTCGCGGCGACATGCCGGAACTGCTGCGCGCGGTGGATCTCGTCGTCGCGCCCTCGCGCTGGCGGGAGGCCTTCTCGCTCATCCTGGCCGAGGCCGCGGCCTCGGGCCTGCCCGCCATAGCCTCGCGCATCGGCGGCATCCCGGAGGTGGTGGCGAACCAGGTGACGGGCGAGCTGGTGCCGCCTGGCGAGCCGGCGGCGCTGCTCGCCTCGCTCTCGGGGCTGATCGAGCAGCCCGCGCGCCGCATCGCCATGGGGCAGGCGGCACGCCGCCGCGCCGAGGCGCTGTTCGACCTCGACGGCATGATCGCCGCCACCCTCCGCCACTATGCGGCACTGCTGCCGCTGCCCACCGCCTCGCTCACGCCCGCCCTGGAGTTCCGCTCATGACCGTCACCGAGATCACCGCCGCGCTGGAGCGCGACGGCATCGCGCCGCTGCCCCGGCTGATCGCACCCGAGGCGCTGGCCGGCCTGCAGGCGGCCTTCAGCGGCGCCCTGCGGCGGCCGAGCTTCAACACCTGGATCGGCTTCGAGCAGAACGAGAAATGGCGCCTGCTGGTCGAGAACCTGCTGGCGCTGCACCCGGCCTGCCTCGAGCTCGCGCTGCATCCGCTGGTGGCCGGCGCGGTGCGCGAATATGTCGGCCCCGAGGTGGCGCTGACCGAGGCGCGCGGCTGGCGCACCATCCGCACCACGCGCAACTTCCATGGCTGGCACGCCGATGCCTGGCACGCGCCCGAGGTGACGACGGCGCCGCGCGAGGTGAAGCTCGCGGTCTATCTGAGCGATGTGGAGAGCGGGCATTTCGCCTATCTCGCCGGCACGCACCGCCAACGCGGCGCCGCCCGCCACTGGGGCCCGGCGGATGTGGCGCCGCTGATGCACCGGGAGCGCGCGATGCGCGGCCCGGCCGGCACCGCCTTCCTCTTCGACACGGCGGGCGTGCATCGGCAGACCACGCCCTGCCTCTCGCCGCGCGACGTGATGTTCTTCAACTTCCATGACCCTGCCGTGCCGATCCAGGCCGAGGATGTGGCGCATGGCCGCTACCAGCCGCTGCTGCTGAACGCCGGCTACCTGCCGCCGCTGACCGCCGAGCAGGCGGCGATCCTGGGCTTTGGCCGTGCCCGCGCCCAGCCCGAAGCGGGCATGGTGGGCCGCCCCGCGCTGCGGCGCTATCCCTGGCTGCATGACGCCATGGCGGCGGGCCTGTGGGCGCGGCTCGAATGGCAGGAGGTGGCGCGCATGGCGCGGCAGGGCCGGCGCTTCGCCGCGCGCCGCCTGGCGCGGCTGATCCCCGGCGTGGCGCGCCCGAGCTCTGGCGCCGCGCGGCCCGCGAAGGAGGCTCACTCGTGAGCGCGCCCCGTCTTTCCGTCATCATCCCCACGCGCAACTGCCTGGCATGGCTGCCCCGCGCCATGGCGAGCGCGCTGGCCGTGCCGGTCGAGGGCATCGAGGTCATCATCGTGGATGATGGCTCGACCGACGGCACCGCGAATTTCCTGGCCCATGCCGCAGCCTCGGGCCTGCCCATCCGCGTGCTGCGCCGCACGGGCGGCGAGGGGGCTGCGGCGGCGCGCAATGCCGGCCTCGCCATCGCGCGGGCGCCCGTGGTGGGCTTCCTCGACGCCGATGACATCTGGCAGCCCGATCGCATCGCCGAACGGCTCGCCTGGCATGAGGCGCATCCCGAGACCGCGCTGAGCTTCGGCGAATACGAGACGCTCTATGCCGACAACCGCCGCGAGCCGCGGCTGATCGGCTACATGCCGCGCTTCGCCGCCGCCGTCACGCCGCTGGACGAGCCCTGGCGGGACGAGATCGGCTGGCTGGGCCCGGCCGGCGCCGGGCTGATCTATGGGGAGAATCCGGTCTGCACCTCGGTCGTCCTCGCCTCGCGCGCGGCGGTGGAGGCGGTGGGCGGCTTCGATGTCTCGCTCGGCCAGGCGGAGGACTGGGACCTCTGGATCCGCCTCGCGCTGCACGGCCCGGTCGCCTATGCGCCGCGCTCGCAGGGGCTGCACATGCATCGCGCCGACTCGCTGAGCAGCGAGGTGCGCGCGCGCTGCCTTGCCGTCGCGACGGTGCTGGACCGCTACGGCCCGGCGATCCGCGCGCGTGATGCGGGCGCCTTCCGCTGCAGCCGCGCCTTCGTGGCCGAGGCGCGCGCCGAGATGGCGGAGGCCGAGGGGCGGCGCCTCGCGCATCTGGCCTGGCAGGCCAAGGCGCTGCTCTGGCAGCCGAGCCGCCGCCGGGCGCGCTCGGCCGCACGCGCGTTGCTGCGGGGGCTGCGGCCGCGCATGCCGGCGCCGCTCATGGCACGGGCGGCGTGAAGATCCGATGCCGGATGATGGGTGACTTGGCGTCTGCCCTGTGTGACCCTGGCCCATCACCGGAGAACCTCGGATGCGGCTCGATCGCCGTGGCGTGCTCGCCACATCCCTTGCCCTGGGCGGAGCGGCCACCGCCGCGCCCGTCCCGGGCAAGATCGCCCTGGAGGAGCATGTCATCATCCCCTCCTTCCTCGACTACCTGAACAAGGCCATGCCGCCGGTCTCGGCGGAGGCGCGGGCCGTGCTGGTCCGCCGCATGCTGGATTTCGGCGAGGAGCGCCTGGCCGCCATGGATGGCGCGGGCGTGTCGCGGGCCATCCTCTCCATCTCGGGCCCCGGCGTGCAGGTGGAGCCCGACACGGCGCGGGCGACGCGCCTGGCGGCGGAGGCGAATGACGCGCTGGCGCGCGAGATCCAGCGCCGGCCGGACCGCTATGGCGGCTTCGCGCACCTCGCCATGCAGGACCCCGCTCAGGCCGCGCGTGAACTCGAACGCTGCGTGCGGGAGCTCAACTTCCAGGGCGCCATGATCAACCACCACACGCTGGGCGTCTACCTGGATGACCCGCGGAATGACGTGTTCTGGGAGCGGCTCCAGGCGCTGGAGGTGCCGCTCTACCTCCATCCGGATGACAGCTTCCGCATGCCGCATGTGCTCGAGGGCGTGCCCGAACTGCACAAGCCGACCTGGGAATGGACGACCGAGACCGCGACCCACGCGCTGCGCCTGATCGTCACCGGCGTCTTCGACCGATTCCCGCGCGCGCAGGTCATCCTCGGGCATATGGGCGAGACCTTGCCCTACATGCTCTGGCGGCTGGACAGCCGCTACGCCTTCACGCCGACGCGCCGTCCGATCCGGCGCAAGCCCTCGGACTATGTGCGCTCCAACATCTCGGTCACCACCTCGGGGCAATGCGATGACGTGCCGCTGACGGCGGCACTGGCGGCGCTCGGCGAGAGCCGCGTGATGTTTTCGATCGACTACCCTTATGAGGACTCCGCGACGGCCGCGCGCTTCATCGAGAAGGCCGCGATCGCGGAGGATGTGCGGGCCCGGGTGATGCACGGCAATGCGCGCGCGCTGCTGAAGCTGCGCAGCTGAGACCGCGCGGCTGACGGGCAGGGCGCGCCGCGCCGGGTGGCCCGCCAGCCGCCCCAGCTCGCCGGCGGCGGCGCGGCCGCGTCCGAGCGGGCCGCGAGGCGCCGCACCGGGCCGCCCCTGCGCTGCATGAACGAACCGCGCAGATCCTCCCCGGAGGGTCAGCCTCCGGAGGCCTGCCGTTCCGGTGCGGCGTGCGTTGGATCGTGGATGGCAGCACCCACGGCCTGCGGGATCGGCATCACATTGATGCCGCCCAGCCTGACGCCGCGCTCCCGCACCAGGGCCTTGGCGAAATGGCGGATCTCGCCCGCGGGCCCGCGCAGCAGCGCAACCTCGATGCAGTGATGGTGGTCGAGATGCAGATGCACGGTCGTCACGCCGAGATCGTGGTGCGCGTGTTGCGCTTCGGTGAGCCGGCGGCCCAGGTCGCGCTCATAATGGTCGTAGATGTAGGACACCGCGGCCACGCATGGCAGCATCGGGTCCTGCTCTCCCGCCGCATCGCGCAGCCCGGAACGGAGCAGGTCCCGCACCGCCTCCGAGCGGTTGCCGTAGCCGCGGCCCGCCATGAAGGCATCCAGCGCGGCGGCCGTTTCGTGATCGAGGCTGATGGTCAGGCGCTGCACCTTGCACTCCCGTCGCGATGGCGGCCTCTGCCCGGGGTCCGGGTGCCGATGATGTGTTATGACGAATATTGGCAATCTTCTTAACGACAGCTAGCCTCCAAGTCGTCCTAGCGGAGGATATCCCCCTGTTGTCGCGCCGTCTCTGCCTCGTCCTCGCAGCGGCCCTCGGATTGTCGGTGCCCCAGCCCGGCCCGGCGCGGGCGCAACCGATGGGAGGTGTCGCGGTGATCGCCGTGGCCGGCGACCCGGGGCATCTCAATCCGGCGATCTCGACCGCGGGGCCGCTGCATGCCGTGGCCGGCTCCTTGTTCAACGGCCTGGTGGCGCTGGACGAGGCGGGCAATCCGGAACCTGACCTCGCGGAATCCTGGGTGGTCGCGCCCGATGGGCTGAGCGTGACGTTCCGGCTGCGCGCCGGCGTCCGCTGGCATGATGGCAGGCCCTTCACTGCTGCCGATGTGAAGACCAGCTTCGAGCAGGTGCTGCTTCGCTTCCACGCCCGTGCCCGCGCCGGCCTGGCGCCCGCCATCGCGGGAATTGACGCGCCGGACCCGCTGACCGCGGTGTTTCGCTTGAACCGGCCGCACCCCGCCCTGCTGCGGCAGCTCGACGTCACCGAAGCGCCGGTGCTGCCCGCGCATCTGTTCGACGGCACGGACCCCAACACCAACCCGGCCAATCTGCGCCCCGTCGGCACCGGGCCCTTCCGCTTCGAGAGCTACCAGCGTGACAACCAGGTCGTGCTCCTGCGCAACCCGGACTACTTCAAGCCCGGGCTGCCGCGGCTGGATCGCGTCGTGTTCCGGATCATCCCGGACTCGAACACCCAGGTGAACGCGCTCCTGGCGGGCGAGGTGGACATGCTGGCCCGCGTGTCCGCGCCCGATGCCGCTCGGCTGCGCGGCCGCGGCGTGACGCTCGCGGAAACCCGCGCCGCCGCCGGCGGGTCCAATTGCGTCATGACGCTCGCCTTCAACCTCGACCGTTCGGCCACCGGCCAGGTCGCGCTGCGCGAGGCTTTCGCGCTGGGCCTCGATCGCCAGCGGATGCTGGAACTGGTGGCCTTCGGCCAAGGGCGCGTCGCGGAGGCGCCGATCGCCTCGGGCATCGCCTGGGCGCATGCGCCGCGCGCGCTGGCGGCGTGGCGGCCCGATCCGGCCGAGGCCAATCGGCGGCTGGATGCGGCGGGCCTCGCGCGCGGACCGGATGGCGTGCGCGCCACGCTCGATATCCTGCACTTTCCGGCTTTCGCCCGCTGGTCGGACATCCTGCGCCAACAGCTCGCACCGCTCGGCATCACCTTGCGGGTGCGGATGATGGACCCCGCCGCCTTCGCCCAGGCGGTGTTCACCCGGCGTGACTTCGACCTGGCGCTGGTCTCCTATTGCAACGGCACGGATCCGGAGATCGGCGTCCGGCGCATGGTCCATTCCTCGGCCGTCGGCAATGTCCCCTTCTCCAATGCGGCGGGCTACCGGAACGCGGAGGTGGACCGGCTGTTCGATGCGGCGGCCTCCGTGCAGGACGAGGCCGCCCGGGGCGCGGCGTATCGCGCGGCACAGGCGATCCTGGCGCGCGATCTGCCCTATTGGTGGCTGGTCGAGACCGACTTCACCGCCGCCTGGCGCGACCGCTTCGCCGATTTCGCGCCCTGGAGCGGCCAGGTGGCGGAACGCGCCTGGCGACGGCCGTAGCCGGCTTGGCCGGCTTCCTGCTCCGTCGGCTCGGCTTCGGGCTGCTCGCGCTCCTCGCCTCGGCGAGCCTTGCCTTTCTGCTCGCCTGGCACGCGCCGGGCGGGCCGGCGGTGGGGCTCGGCGGCGAATACGGCGCGCCGGGTTACCTGGAGGAAGTGGCCGCCCGCTACGGCCTCGACCGCCCGGGCGCCGAAGTCTGGTTCGGCTGGATGGTCCGGCTGGCGCAGGGTGATCTCGGCCAATCCTGGCGCGAGCAGGCGCCGGTCTCGATGCTGATCCTGGAGCGGCTTCCCCTGACGCTGAGCCTGACCTTCGCGGCGGCGGCGCTGGCCGCGCTGGCTGGCACGCTGATCGGCGTCGCGGCGTCGCAAAGCGATGGGCGCTGGCCCGTCGCAGCGCTCTCGGCGCTGCACGCCGTGCCGGGCTACATCGTGGCGCAGGCGCTGGTCCTGGTCTTCGCGCTGGGGCTTGGCCTGCTGCCGGTGCAGGGCATCGCCGATCCACGCGAGCCCGCCGGGGGCGGCCTGGCGCTGGTGGCCGAAAGGCTGCGGCACCTCGCCCTTCCGGTTCTGGCGCTGGCGCTGCATCAGCTCTGTTTCGTGAGCCTGCTGGTGCGTGCCGGTCTGATCGCGCAGATGCGCCAGCCCTATGTCGTCGCGGCCGAGGCGCGGGGCCGCTCGCGCGCCGGGGCGCGATGGCGGCATGCCCTGCCCAATGCGCTGCTGCCCGTCGCCACCCTGACCGCCATGCGGCTCGGCAGCCTCGTGGGCGGGGCTTTGGTGATCGAGGTGGCCTTCGCGCTGCCGGGCCTGGGGCGACTTGCGGTCTCGGCCGCCCTGGCGCGCGACCATCCGGTGGTGATCGGCACGGTGGTGACGGCCTGCCTCATCGCCTGGGTCGCGAACCTCGTGGCGGATGCCACGGCGCCGCTGCTCGACCCGAGGCTGCGGGCGCGATGAGCCGGCTTGTCGCGGGGGGAAGCCTCGCCTGTCTCTACCTGGCCTGCCTGATCCTGGCGCCCGGTGGGTCACTGACGACGCTCGAGGCACATGCGGCCTTGCTGTCGCCGCGCCTCGCGCATCCATTCGGCACCGATGATCTCGGGCGCGACATGCTGGCGGCGCTGCTCCAGGGCGGGCGCACCTCGCTGACCGTCGCGACGGTCGCGACCCTGCTGGCGCTGGCCATCGGGCTGGTGGTCGGGCTGGTCGCGGGGATCGGGCCGGCCCTGCTGGATGAGGCCCTGATGCGCGTGGCGGAGATCACCGCGAGCCTGCCGGCCCTGCTGCTGGCGGTGCTGCTGGCGGCGTTGTTCGGCGGGTCTGCCTGGAACCTCGCGCTGCTGCTGGGACTGACGCGCTGGCCCTTGGTCGCGCGGATCGTGCGCATGGAGGTGCGCAGCCTGCTGGGCCGGGAATTCCTCCGTGCCGCCTGGGCCCTTGGCGCCTCGCCCACACATGTCGCGCACAGGCATCTGGTGCCGCATCTGGCCGGGCCGCTCCTGGCGGCCGCGGGCATCGTGTTCGGCGGTGCGGTGGTGGCGGAAGCAGCGCTCGCCTTTGTCGGGCTGGGCGATCCGGCGGTGACGAGCTGGGGGCAGATGGTGGCTGCCGGCTTCGCCGTGATCGGCCTCGCCTGGTGGGTCTGGCTTTGGCCGGCCGCCATGCTGGTCCTGGTCAGTGGGCTGGTCGCCGCCATGGCCGACCTTGGGGACGAAGGCCGCTGAGCCATGCGAGCGCCCAGGGCAGGTTGGGATCCGCGCGCCGAACGAGGCCCCTCCAGGGCCGCTTGGGCAGTGCTGGTTCGCCCAGCTGGTGTGCGGCATGTCGCGTATCGCGTGGCGCCCATCCCAGCGCCGCAGGAGGCGCCAGCACCCTGGCCGTCACGGGGAGAGCGGTCGCGCTTGCGCCGCGATTCCCGCCGGGCGCCGCGTCACGCTCCGCCGGAGGCCGGCTCGGTGCCCGCCGAATGCCCCGCCACGGGCTTGTGCGGATGTGGCACCATGAGCTTCTTCGGGGCGATGAAAAGGTACATCGTCAGCACATAGGGCGCGGTGAAGGACGGCACGCCGGACGGTGCCACGATGATGTCGAGCGCGCCCTGGACGAACACCGTCACCACGGTCGCGAGCGCGGCGTAGAGCGCGACGCGCGGCGAGGGCCGCAGGAAGATCACGCCGACCGCCAATGCGGTGAGCACCGGGCTGAAGCCGTACAGCCCCTGCCGGACCAGGGCGGGGTCGGCGGCCATCGCGACGGAGACGATGATGGCGATGACCGACCCGGCCACCACAGCGATGCCGGCGGCGACCGAGGCAATGAAGATGCCGGCCAGGATGATCGCCCCACTGACCGCACTGCCAAGCAGATAGACCTGCCCGATATTGCGGAAGAAGATTTCGACCAGCTCGATCCCCTGCGGGATGACCATCGCGTGCTGCGTCGTGGCCGTCGGCAGGCGCGGCGAATCGCCGATCACGTCGAGCCCGCCGAAGGAATACGCGCCGGCGACCATCAGCCATCCGGTCAGGACGAAGGGGCCGGTCGAACCTGGCACGCCGAACACCCTGGTGACCGTGGCGCTGAAGGCCGCGGTGAAGACCGTGCTGGCCGCGGCGCCCACCACGACATAGACCCAGAGCTGCGGCGACGCGGCGATGAAGGTCGGCAGGGCCGCGCCGACGAGGATGCCGTTGAAGCCGTACAGCCCCTGTTCGATCGAACCCTCGTCGAGGTCCAGCACCTGCGCCGTCAGCGTCGCGACGACGATGCCGACCGCGGCCCCGATGGTCGTCGCCCAGACCCCGGAGACATAGGACGCGTAGGCCATGGCGACGAAGAAGATCGCCCCGGTCAGGGCGTTCTCCATGAAGAAGACCTGGCTGGTTCCGCGCAGGCAGACCGTCAGGAAATTGCTCTTCGTCTGCGTCATCGTGTCCTTGCCTCGCTGATCACCGCGAGGAGGATACTTCGGGCAGGCGCCTGACGCGCAATTCTTCGTGGGCGATGCGCCGGAAGCAACGGACCTCCTGGCGCATTTCGCAGAATTCGCTCCGGACGGCGCGCAGCATCAGGCCCGCCGCATTGGGCGGGCGGGACACGCCGGAGACCGCGCGAGGAACCCGTGGCGGAATTCGGCTCACTGCGCTGTCTTCTGTGGAAGGCTGGCTCCGGCGGCGGTGGCGCGTGGGGTCGTGATGCACTTGGCCCTATGCGGGCTTGGGGTGCTGAAGAAGCCGCCGATCGAAGCACGCTCAATCGGGCAGGGCGGCCCGGACGTGGGGGGTGTCCCGCAACCCCTTGTGGACGCGTTTGTGAATCATCCAGCTTGGTTGCGGAAAAATCGCAATATAAATAATACTTTGACATGTGATCATGGCGAATGAGCTGTCCGCCAAGGTGGGATCCCGGCCTGTCTCTCGCTGTCGCAAGGGTGGCCTATTTCCTGTGATGGATCGGTGATTTCACCGTCCTGTTGCAGGGTGTTGCGCCGGCGCCTGCCTCGCGTTCGGGCCTCCACTCGCGTTCACGCCCCGGGGGCACGCGGCACGGTGCAGGCGAGGGCGGTGTCACCGCGGGCGCGCAGCGGATCTCGGTGCCAGTAACCCGTCCCTCGACTCGTCGCTGGCACAACCGCCATGGACATGCGAAAGTGAGTGCCGGTGGAATACGAACCGGCCGGTGCTTACCGTCTTTCCGGTGTACACCGGCTTTCAGCCGACCTTCCCCGCTGGATCAATACCACGATGTCTTCCATGCTCTATGTCAGCAACGCTGCGGTGGTCGCTTCGGAGCAGTTTGATGGCGAACTCGTTGTCATCCAGTTCGATACAGGCAGGTATTTCAGCCTCAGCGGGATGGCCATGCCGGCGTGGCAGCTCCTGCAGTCGCCGGTCACGCGCGATGCGATGCTCTTCGCTCTGTCCCAGGCGGCCGGCGATACCGCGCCCGAACCTGCCGAACTGGCGTCGCAGCTCGATGCGCTGATTGAACAGCTCGTCGCCGAAGCCCTGCTCATCGAAGCCGAGGCACCCGGCATCGCCGCGGTCATCGAGCCCTTCAACTACGCCGCTCCCCGCGTGGATATCTACTCTGACCTCGCTGACCTCGTATCGCTCGACCCGATCCATGATGTGGACGCGATGATGGGCTGGCCACGCACGGGCGCGGCGTGAACAGCACGGTCTTGCCGACCAGCGTCGCGGATCTGGTGCCCGCCCATCGCCTCGACGAATTCATTGCGGCGACCCCACCCCGCCTGTTCGGGATCGGCCCGGTCTCCATCGCCCTGCATGCCTCCGATGCCCGCCTGGCCGCGTTGCTCGGCGCAGCACTCGCGCATGCGGCCTGCGACACGCCGCGGCCCTGCCATCTGCGCGTCGCTGCGATTGACACCGGGGCGATCGGCTGGCCACGACCGCCCGGGGTCCCGGGCACGGAACATCTTCGCCCGCCGATGGACGAG
This region of Sediminicoccus rosea genomic DNA includes:
- the yut gene encoding urea transporter, translated to MTQTKSNFLTVCLRGTSQVFFMENALTGAIFFVAMAYASYVSGVWATTIGAAVGIVVATLTAQVLDLDEGSIEQGLYGFNGILVGAALPTFIAASPQLWVYVVVGAAASTVFTAAFSATVTRVFGVPGSTGPFVLTGWLMVAGAYSFGGLDVIGDSPRLPTATTQHAMVIPQGIELVEIFFRNIGQVYLLGSAVSGAIILAGIFIASVAAGIAVVAGSVIAIIVSVAMAADPALVRQGLYGFSPVLTALAVGVIFLRPSPRVALYAALATVVTVFVQGALDIIVAPSGVPSFTAPYVLTMYLFIAPKKLMVPHPHKPVAGHSAGTEPASGGA
- a CDS encoding ABC transporter permease, which gives rise to MSRLVAGGSLACLYLACLILAPGGSLTTLEAHAALLSPRLAHPFGTDDLGRDMLAALLQGGRTSLTVATVATLLALAIGLVVGLVAGIGPALLDEALMRVAEITASLPALLLAVLLAALFGGSAWNLALLLGLTRWPLVARIVRMEVRSLLGREFLRAAWALGASPTHVAHRHLVPHLAGPLLAAAGIVFGGAVVAEAALAFVGLGDPAVTSWGQMVAAGFAVIGLAWWVWLWPAAMLVLVSGLVAAMADLGDEGR
- a CDS encoding PqqD family protein, with amino-acid sequence MPVEYEPAGAYRLSGVHRLSADLPRWINTTMSSMLYVSNAAVVASEQFDGELVVIQFDTGRYFSLSGMAMPAWQLLQSPVTRDAMLFALSQAAGDTAPEPAELASQLDALIEQLVAEALLIEAEAPGIAAVIEPFNYAAPRVDIYSDLADLVSLDPIHDVDAMMGWPRTGAA